CCCCTAACCAGCCCAGAAAGGAATAAACAACCACAAGCTTGGCATCCCTGCTGAATCCTCGGTAGTTCTCGAGCATCGCTTTTTTGTCATTTGCCTCGTTTATAAACTTGTCGAAACGCTTAAACTCTGTTATACTTAACGAAGAAGAAGTAGAATATCAGGGTAGCTGCTACATAGAGGGTCGCTGTAGCATAAAAAGGATAGCTAAGGGAGATTGAAAACAATATACCCCCTATATAGTTCCCCACTCCCCTCATGAAGGTGGAAAAAGCCCTTCTAATCCCCGCAGCCGTTGCCTTTTCTTCGGTCGTAAAGAATCCCATCATGAAGGCATCATCTATGGGCCACACAATGTTCATAAGGATTGAACGGATGATATAAACAAACGCCGCCAAGAGGAAGAGTTCCAACGATGGGAATATCCCGAAGAGAAAGGCAGCGATGCTCTGAAAGAGGGAAATAGTCTTCACAGGGCCGATTTTATTTACAAGCTTTGGAAGTATGAAAGAGCTTATACCCATTACCAGCTGTTGGGCAAAGAAAACCCCGCTTATAGTCGCTAAAGTTTGTCCAAAGCGAAGGTTAAAGTAGAGACTCATATAGGGAATCGTTATTCCCGCTCCCAGGCCTATCATCGCAGAAGGAAGTGAAAACTTGAGGATCTTCACAACTAGCTCTTTTCTCCAATTTATGCGGGGATTTTTCACGGGAACATCTTTAATTATCAAGAGGATTGGTATTACAATGGCAAACTGGAGAATTGCCAAGGAAACAACAAGCCTGTATGCGAGTTCTCTCGATAGTCCAAAGGTTTCCACAAAAAAATCGGGAGCAAATCCGGCAATTAAAACCCCCAGAGCATTTAAGATCGTCCCAATTCCAAAGCTTATAGAAAAAGCATGATGCCTCTGCTTTTCTTCTACCTCTTCACTCAGCAAGGCATAAAAATTGGGCTGCCTTATTCCCATGTTAGCACCTATTAAAAAGAATCCCAGAGCAATAACGTAAAAGTTGAGTGCCAAAACTTGGAGTATTCTTCCCATCAATCCCAAAAGTGCCCCGAGAATCAAGGTTCTCTTATAGCCGAGCTTGAGAGATACCTGACCAGCGATCAAAAAGAAAAGTCCACCAGCAAAAGTCTGGATTGAGAAGAAAATCCCCATTTTGTCCATTCCATAGCCCAAAGCACTAAGGTAAAAGGGCATTATGAATATGGAAAACTGGAGAAACAGCTGGCCTGCCGCATTGGCTGCTATTAACAATTTTGCGTCTCTGTTGTAGTGTCCAAGCATGGTTGAATTATATATCATAGCGTTTATAAGCTTATCGAAATGAAGCAGAAAAGCTTAAATACCCTCCAGATATTCCCTGAACAGCTAAAATAAGGGGAGTCATTTTGATCCGTGTTATAATCAGAGCACGGTAAAATAAGCATTATCTCAAAAAATTTAAAGAGAAAGACTAAGCTTTTGACATGAATTCATCAACTGCTTTCTTTGTGTGTATGTAGTCTTTCCCTGCCAGTATTATGACTTTAAAGTTTGGATTGTTTGGATTGTTCAAAATAGCGACTACGTGGCCCTTGTTCATTATGTCGTTTTTGAGGCCCTCTATTGTCGCCGAATCATAATTTTGTTCTAAGACCTTCCAAGCTTTGTTGCTGACCCATCCTCCGATTATTATCACATGCTTGTCGTTTGGAAGACTCGAAAGCTCTTCATCGGTTATTATGAGGGAGTTAACATCG
The Thermococcus sp. 2319x1 DNA segment above includes these coding regions:
- a CDS encoding MFS transporter; this encodes MLGHYNRDAKLLIAANAAGQLFLQFSIFIMPFYLSALGYGMDKMGIFFSIQTFAGGLFFLIAGQVSLKLGYKRTLILGALLGLMGRILQVLALNFYVIALGFFLIGANMGIRQPNFYALLSEEVEEKQRHHAFSISFGIGTILNALGVLIAGFAPDFFVETFGLSRELAYRLVVSLAILQFAIVIPILLIIKDVPVKNPRINWRKELVVKILKFSLPSAMIGLGAGITIPYMSLYFNLRFGQTLATISGVFFAQQLVMGISSFILPKLVNKIGPVKTISLFQSIAAFLFGIFPSLELFLLAAFVYIIRSILMNIVWPIDDAFMMGFFTTEEKATAAGIRRAFSTFMRGVGNYIGGILFSISLSYPFYATATLYVAATLIFYFFFVKYNRV